The Anastrepha ludens isolate Willacy chromosome 2, idAnaLude1.1, whole genome shotgun sequence genome contains a region encoding:
- the LOC128869641 gene encoding E3 SUMO-protein ligase ZBED1-like, with amino-acid sequence MFDVFANFVPSLSNCTWNESGFWCWQAVIEMERFVESSSGKVSKTSSKEVEEENPAKRTRYGQSAVWQFFNKSKDGSSAKCIQCGKTYITCGNTTNLAGHLKRMHAGLTVSELPKSSGSILSFIEKKYEASSARKKSLDSSLMHYICSDMRPFSVVENKGFRNFVSTLDPRYELPSRNKLRNTCMQDFYTNMKDKLHCILDRVDYCAITTDCWTSRANESYMTVTCHFINDNFELKAAVLSTKNLIDETNHTSQNIANSLREVLVEWQVIDKVSAIVTDNARNVVKACEILQKRNVPCFAHCINLIVQSCFSLENIKTIMGKCKSIVSFFKSSSIAYAKFKQAQEPMKPHSLKQECPTRWNSAFYMIERILATKSAIAKVLLDTPKAILPLSVDELSVLEDLKQVLSLFEDATVQTSSSSNVTVSLIIPLVSGLLHNLSEIKDRLETDDGRNVCNLLMEGIRQRLLPYEKRTVTRLSTLLDPRFKKEGFFSNTNSIEAEKFLENELSPLYKENHPPNISSLPTPLCDKTPLLNFLEKNKTQKIRNSRVDSILTLRQYFNMENINSSLNPLDYWKISTDEPLKMSSKKYLCVPATSTESERMFSKAGLIVSEKRSSLKPKNVDMLVFLNKNEWISNN; translated from the exons ATGTTCGATGTTTTCGCAAATTTTGTACCATCACTTAGTAATTGCACGTGGAACGAAAGTG gctTTTGGTGTTGGCAGGCAGTGATTGAAATGGAGCGGTTTGTAGAAAGTTCTAGTGGCAAAG tttcaaAGACGAGCTCAAAGGAGGTGGAAGAAGAAAACCCAGCAAAAAGAACAAGGTACGGTCAGTCAGCTGTAtggcaattttttaacaaatcaaaggaTGGCAGTTCAGCTAAATGCATTCAGTGTGGAAAAACATATATAACATGTGGCAATACCACTAATTTGGCTGGACACCTGAAACGGATGCATGCAGGATTAACTGTTAGCGAGCTTCCGAAATCTTCAGGGTCTATTTTGtccttcattgaaaaaaaatacgaagCATCTTCCGCTAGGAAAAAGAGTCTTGATAGCTCACTAATGCACTATATATGCTCCGACATGCGACCGTTCTCAGTTGTTGAAAACAAAGGATTTCGTAATTTTGTCAGTACATTGGATCCTCGCTACGAGCTGCCTTCTCGTAACAAATTGAGAAACACATGCATGCAAGACTTTTACACAAATATGAAAGACAAATTACACTGTATTCTGGACCGAGTGGACTATTGCGCTATAACAACAGATTGCTGGACGTCACGGGCTAACGAAAGTTATATGACAGTCACTTGCCATTTCATCAATGACAACTTTGAGCTAAAAGCAGCTGTTTTGTCAACCAAAAATCTCATTGACGAAACCAACCACACGtcgcaaaatattgcaaattcttTGCGCGAAGTCCTTGTGGAATGGCAAGTTATTGACAAAGTCAGCGCAATTGTTACAGACAACGCGAGGAACGTTGTAAAAGCATGTGAGATTCTACAAAAGCGAAACGTGCCTTGCTTTGCTCATTGCATTAATTTAATTGTCCAAAGCTGTTTTTCCCTTGAAAATATTAAGACAATTATGGGAAAGTGCAAAAGCATAGTTTCGTTTTTCAAGAGCAGCTCAATAGCGTATGCAAAATTTAAGCAAGCCCAGGAACCAATGAAGCCACATAGTCTAAAACAGGAGTGCCCTACAAGGTGGAATAGTGCTTTCTACATGATTGAGCGCATTTTGGCCACAAAGTCAGCTATTGCTAAAGTCCTGTTAGATACTCCGAAAGCAATACTACCTCTATCAGTTGATGAGCTATCTGTTCTGGAAGATTTAAAGCAGGTTCTTTCACTATTCGAGGATGCGACGGTACAAACATCATCCAGCTCTAATGTAACAGTTTCGCTAATTATACCATTGGTTAGCGGACTTTTGCATAATTTGAGTGAAATCAAAGATCGACTAGAAACTGATGATGGCCGTAACGTATGCAACTTGCTAATGGAAGGCATACGGCAAAGACTACTgccatatgaaaaaagaactgtGACTCGTTTGTCGACATTACTGGATCCGCGTTTTAAAAAGGagggttttttttcaaatacaaactCTATAGAAGccgaaaaatttttagaaaatgaacttTCGCCACTTTACAAAGAAAATCACCCTCCAAATATATCTAGCCTGCCAACACCACTATGCGATAAAACTccacttcttaattttttggaaaaaaacaaaactcaaaaaattcgtAATTCCCGAGTTGATTCGATTTTGACCCTTCGTCAATACTTCAACATGGAAAATATAAACTCTAGTTTAAACCCTTTAGACTACTGGAAG ATCTCGACTGATGAGCCATTGAAGATGAgctcaaaaaaatatctctgCGTACCGGCTACGTCAACTGAAAGTGAGCGTATGTTCAGCAAAGCAGGTTTAATAGTGAGTGAAAAACGAAGTTcactaaagccaaaaaatgtggaTATGCTGGTTttcctaaataaaaatgaatggaTCTCAAACAACTGA